A DNA window from Nitrospira sp. contains the following coding sequences:
- a CDS encoding hypothetical protein (Evidence 5 : Unknown function; MaGe:77307949): MQTFFRPRGVIQVVKPFPPPRIPAPKVRVNAARVAVVFYCFQELRAGFRHPVRRPPRFLDLRVGAQEPVELNPDSCLVFELSPEKLEVFQTDPGSLPPSRTGMCFTVIRFDVNQEQNGPPLSVFQSAFLQYWLESSVQMRDVVVKQMSDVKMQTCVYCSNCTQGCVVQEVSYLGPASSLTIL, encoded by the coding sequence GTGCAAACATTCTTTCGTCCACGCGGGGTCATCCAGGTCGTTAAACCATTCCCTCCGCCGCGCATTCCAGCGCCAAAGGTGCGGGTGAATGCCGCAAGAGTCGCCGTGGTCTTCTATTGTTTTCAAGAGCTGCGGGCAGGCTTCCGCCACCCAGTGCGCCGTCCCCCACGTTTTCTCGATCTGCGGGTCGGCGCGCAAGAACCAGTTGAACTCAACCCGGACTCTTGTTTGGTCTTCGAGTTGTCTCCTGAAAAGTTGGAGGTGTTCCAGACCGATCCGGGATCCCTCCCACCCTCCCGCACCGGCATGTGTTTTACGGTCATCCGGTTCGACGTCAATCAAGAACAGAATGGACCGCCGCTGAGTGTTTTTCAAAGTGCGTTCCTTCAGTACTGGCTTGAATCAAGCGTACAAATGCGGGACGTTGTTGTCAAACAAATGAGCGATGTAAAAATGCAGACTTGTGTATACTGCTCAAATTGCACACAGGGTTGCGTTGTGCAAGAGGTGTCTTATCTCGGTCCTGCCAGTAGTCTGACCATTTTGTGA
- a CDS encoding SecretinN domain-containing protein (MaGe:77307956): protein MLTDRLPNTHRRIPSKYVWLLLVAALSAWPLPSASHAETAASASNKITLDFNEVEIPVFVRFISELTGKNFVLDETIKKLGGKISVFSPTKVTTDQAYNMFVAALEVSRIAVVPKGSVYQIVPMGELPPERGVYVYKLKHANATDLAAVLTNLVARSQTVAQTAPGVRPPLRPLTEFEAPVQVFADKATNSIVVSATKSAYNRIQSVIRDLDSRRKQVFVEAVILEVQVDRLRQIGTDPVQVIGAGKSGAIQGLAGFNRAPEDLATIAQSISGVASGGALPVLNTVNIRAFLNLLMNLTDTNILSTPQVLAADNQKAKIVVGENRPFPTGQAQGITGGTLVTIERKDVGVTLELTPQVLEDDLIRLEIKQEITAIAENVAQTIGSGTSSIPVGPTTTKRSMETTTIARDDQTIVVGGLVRDNVTLSERKVPFLGDIPWLGWLFRYQSKQTEKLNLLVFLTPHLIRDESDVAELSHRKAKEVNTLQRDNRIEEPTRLRQDVFEHLERPTPAPIEPASSTP, encoded by the coding sequence GTGCTGACTGACCGATTGCCGAATACCCACCGGCGCATTCCCTCCAAATATGTCTGGCTCCTGTTGGTAGCGGCGCTCTCAGCTTGGCCCCTCCCATCGGCAAGCCATGCGGAAACGGCTGCGTCCGCATCCAATAAAATCACCCTCGACTTCAATGAAGTCGAGATCCCCGTCTTCGTTCGTTTCATCAGTGAATTGACCGGCAAGAATTTCGTGCTCGATGAGACGATCAAGAAACTTGGCGGGAAAATCTCCGTGTTCTCTCCCACCAAAGTCACGACGGACCAGGCCTACAATATGTTTGTGGCCGCGCTGGAAGTCAGTCGGATTGCCGTCGTCCCCAAAGGCAGCGTTTATCAGATCGTACCGATGGGAGAGCTTCCTCCGGAGCGCGGTGTCTATGTCTATAAACTCAAGCATGCCAATGCGACCGATCTGGCAGCCGTCCTGACCAACCTTGTCGCCCGATCCCAAACGGTCGCGCAAACCGCCCCTGGGGTCAGGCCGCCGCTGCGGCCGCTGACAGAATTCGAAGCGCCCGTCCAAGTGTTTGCCGACAAAGCCACCAATTCCATTGTGGTCAGCGCCACAAAATCGGCCTATAACCGGATTCAATCGGTCATTCGCGATTTGGACAGCCGCAGGAAACAGGTCTTCGTTGAGGCGGTGATCCTAGAAGTGCAGGTCGACCGTCTCCGGCAGATCGGCACCGATCCCGTGCAAGTCATCGGCGCCGGAAAATCGGGCGCCATTCAAGGCCTCGCGGGGTTCAATCGCGCTCCGGAAGACCTGGCTACTATTGCCCAAAGCATCAGCGGCGTAGCCTCAGGCGGCGCCCTCCCCGTTCTTAACACGGTCAACATCCGGGCGTTTCTGAATCTCTTGATGAATCTCACGGACACCAACATCTTATCGACGCCGCAAGTGTTAGCCGCCGATAACCAGAAAGCGAAAATCGTCGTCGGCGAAAATCGGCCATTCCCCACCGGGCAAGCTCAAGGCATCACCGGCGGCACGCTGGTGACCATCGAACGCAAAGACGTGGGCGTCACGCTGGAGCTGACTCCGCAAGTCCTGGAAGACGACCTGATTCGCCTGGAGATCAAGCAAGAAATCACCGCTATCGCCGAGAACGTGGCCCAAACGATCGGATCGGGCACCTCCTCTATTCCGGTCGGTCCCACGACGACCAAACGGTCGATGGAAACCACTACTATCGCAAGGGACGATCAAACCATCGTGGTGGGAGGACTCGTTCGAGACAACGTCACGCTCAGCGAACGGAAGGTGCCCTTCCTAGGAGACATTCCGTGGCTCGGTTGGCTCTTCCGCTATCAAAGCAAACAGACCGAGAAACTCAATCTCCTTGTCTTCCTCACCCCGCACCTGATCCGCGACGAAAGCGATGTCGCCGAACTGAGTCATCGGAAAGCGAAAGAAGTCAATACCCTGCAGCGTGACAACCGAATCGAGGAACCCACACGTTTGAGACAAGATGTCTTCGAACATCTCGAGCGACCGACGCCGGCCCCTATCGAACCTGCATCCTCAACTCCCTAA
- a CDS encoding hypothetical protein (Evidence 4 : Unknown function but conserved in other organisms; MaGe:77307957) yields MDTSHTDLLQDFSLITKNFEHLGQRLSEVAEQVRTTGALPSESLIEEIATSRRNFTDLRARTIELVGLMSETPNAAAEEIGSMKELEALLHVATEAQRKHAQQEKTRMRALTVLDQLLSLVHRDQPDFAPLSECQTKSRALREAIHDHAGPELHQDVAALAQGRHPFAELLTLTEGYDDLDDDLWLLLKHAVAENFGKSLAMSAARGKLCPSPTRMNPEHQPDEFRNEIKIPVAPAVFTDGESGPR; encoded by the coding sequence ATGGACACATCGCACACTGATCTCCTACAGGATTTTTCTCTCATCACAAAAAACTTTGAACATCTAGGGCAACGGCTTTCGGAGGTGGCGGAGCAAGTTCGGACCACCGGTGCGCTTCCGTCCGAAAGCTTGATCGAAGAGATCGCCACTTCCCGCCGGAACTTCACAGACCTCAGAGCTCGGACCATCGAATTAGTTGGGCTGATGTCGGAAACCCCGAACGCCGCCGCAGAAGAAATCGGGTCGATGAAGGAGCTTGAGGCGCTGCTGCACGTCGCCACAGAAGCCCAGCGAAAACACGCGCAACAAGAGAAAACGCGCATGCGCGCATTGACCGTGCTCGACCAGTTGTTGTCGCTCGTGCATCGCGACCAGCCGGACTTCGCGCCGCTCAGCGAATGCCAGACAAAATCCCGCGCCTTGCGTGAAGCGATTCACGACCACGCCGGCCCTGAGCTCCACCAGGACGTCGCAGCACTGGCCCAAGGGCGCCATCCTTTTGCCGAGCTCCTGACACTCACCGAAGGATACGACGACCTCGACGACGACCTCTGGCTCTTGCTCAAACATGCCGTGGCTGAAAACTTCGGAAAATCGTTAGCGATGAGCGCGGCACGAGGCAAACTCTGCCCCTCGCCCACGCGGATGAACCCCGAACACCAGCCGGATGAGTTTCGCAACGAAATAAAAATTCCTGTGGCACCGGCCGTCTTCACCGACGGAGAAAGCGGGCCTCGCTGA
- a CDS encoding Glucosidase (MaGe:77307952): MASSRQTPPAAQLPLLAEQQRLEEDTRRQRHWKRWGPYLSERAWGTVREDYSPHGTAWEAFPHDQARSRAYRWNEDGIAGICDRHQMICFAIALWNGRDPILKERLFGLTGNEGNHGEDVKECYFYLDSTPTHSYMKYLYKYPQAAFPYEQLVKENRRRTRQDPEYELIDSGVFDENRYFDVFVEYAKATSEDLCIRIQVINRGPEPAELTLLPTIWFRNTWSWGTDIRRPRLRQGNPAARMQAIETNHDYYGKRRLLCEGQPTLLFTENDTNTTRLYGDEDGAKYVKDGFHNYVVHGKKDAVNPDCIGTKAAAHYALALAPGATETIRLRFTNEEDIPEFTRQGCDAVFDQRIQEANEFYDRLAPAPLSEDARRVQRQAFAGLLWNKQFYHYDVSRWLKGDPGMPEPPRDRLRNRNADWTHLFNADVVSMPDKWEYPWYAAWDLAFHCIPLALVDPTFAKEQLVLMLREWYMHPNGQIPAYEWALGDVNPPVHAWATWRVYKIDKKRHGTGDRRFLERCFHKLLLNFTWWVNRKDADGKNIFQGGFLGLDNIGVFDRSAPLPTGGHIEQSDATSWMGMYCLNMLTIALELARDNPAYEDVASKFFEHFVYICRAMNNIGGEKIELWDREDGFFYDVLHLSNGENKHMKVRSMVGLIPLFAVETLDSELIDSLPRFKHRMQWFIENRPDFAQHIEIQSYEGGVRRFLALVHRDRLRSVLRYMLDEQEFLSPHGIRALSRYHKDHPYVLHVMGHEHRVDYEPAESSTGFFGGNSNWRGPVWFPVNYLLIESLQKFHYFLGDQYKVEYPTGSGNQMTLWQVAAELSRRLTHVFLKDATGQRPVFGKTAMFQHDPHWQNHILFYEYFHGDNGAGIGASHQAGWTGLVAKLIQQSGE, from the coding sequence ATGGCCTCATCTCGTCAGACCCCACCCGCCGCCCAGCTGCCACTGCTCGCTGAACAACAGCGATTGGAAGAGGATACCCGGCGTCAGCGCCATTGGAAACGCTGGGGACCCTATCTGAGCGAACGCGCCTGGGGCACCGTCCGCGAAGATTACAGTCCGCACGGCACTGCGTGGGAAGCCTTTCCGCACGATCAGGCTCGATCGCGAGCCTACCGCTGGAACGAAGATGGGATCGCCGGCATCTGCGATCGACACCAGATGATCTGTTTCGCCATCGCGCTCTGGAACGGACGCGATCCCATATTGAAGGAACGCCTATTTGGCCTCACCGGCAACGAAGGCAACCACGGCGAAGACGTCAAAGAATGCTACTTCTATCTCGATTCCACGCCGACACATTCCTACATGAAATATCTCTATAAGTATCCGCAGGCGGCGTTTCCCTACGAACAGCTGGTGAAAGAGAATCGCCGCAGAACGCGCCAGGATCCTGAATATGAGCTGATCGATAGCGGCGTCTTCGACGAGAACCGCTACTTCGACGTGTTTGTGGAATATGCCAAAGCGACCTCGGAGGATCTTTGCATCAGAATCCAAGTGATCAATCGAGGCCCCGAACCGGCGGAACTCACCCTGCTGCCAACTATCTGGTTTCGCAATACCTGGTCCTGGGGCACGGATATCCGGCGCCCGCGCCTGAGACAGGGCAACCCGGCCGCTCGGATGCAAGCGATCGAGACCAATCACGACTACTATGGCAAACGCCGCTTGCTATGCGAGGGACAGCCCACACTGCTCTTCACCGAAAACGACACCAATACCACACGCCTTTATGGCGATGAGGATGGCGCCAAATATGTGAAAGACGGATTCCACAACTATGTCGTACATGGCAAGAAGGACGCCGTGAATCCCGACTGTATCGGCACCAAAGCCGCCGCCCATTACGCGCTCGCGCTCGCCCCCGGCGCAACGGAAACAATTCGCCTGCGTTTTACGAACGAAGAAGACATTCCGGAATTCACCCGGCAGGGTTGCGATGCCGTGTTCGACCAGCGGATTCAAGAAGCGAATGAGTTCTACGACCGTCTCGCGCCAGCGCCCCTCTCGGAAGACGCGCGCCGAGTCCAACGCCAGGCGTTCGCCGGCCTGTTATGGAATAAACAGTTCTACCATTACGACGTGAGTCGCTGGCTCAAGGGCGACCCCGGCATGCCGGAACCGCCGCGCGACCGGCTCAGGAACCGCAATGCCGACTGGACCCATCTCTTCAACGCCGACGTCGTCTCGATGCCGGACAAATGGGAATATCCCTGGTATGCCGCCTGGGACCTCGCGTTCCATTGCATCCCGCTGGCGCTGGTCGATCCAACCTTCGCCAAAGAGCAGCTCGTACTGATGCTCCGCGAATGGTACATGCATCCCAACGGACAGATCCCAGCCTACGAATGGGCCCTGGGCGACGTGAATCCGCCGGTCCATGCCTGGGCCACCTGGCGCGTGTATAAAATCGACAAGAAGCGCCACGGCACCGGCGATCGGCGTTTTTTAGAGCGCTGTTTCCACAAACTGCTGCTGAATTTCACCTGGTGGGTGAATCGCAAGGATGCCGACGGGAAGAACATCTTTCAGGGCGGCTTTCTCGGCCTCGACAATATCGGCGTCTTCGACCGCAGCGCGCCGCTGCCGACCGGCGGCCACATCGAGCAATCGGACGCCACCAGCTGGATGGGCATGTACTGCCTGAACATGCTGACGATCGCCCTGGAACTCGCCAGGGACAACCCCGCCTATGAAGACGTAGCCAGCAAATTCTTCGAGCACTTCGTCTATATCTGCCGCGCCATGAACAACATCGGCGGAGAAAAGATCGAGCTCTGGGACCGTGAAGACGGCTTCTTCTATGACGTGCTGCATCTTTCGAACGGCGAAAACAAACACATGAAAGTCCGGTCGATGGTCGGCCTGATTCCGCTGTTCGCCGTGGAAACGCTCGATTCGGAGTTGATCGACAGCCTGCCGCGGTTCAAGCACCGCATGCAGTGGTTTATCGAGAACCGGCCGGATTTTGCCCAGCACATCGAAATCCAGTCCTACGAGGGTGGCGTCCGGCGCTTTCTTGCGCTCGTGCATCGCGACCGGTTGCGATCGGTGCTCCGGTACATGCTCGACGAACAGGAATTTCTTTCGCCCCACGGCATCCGCGCCCTTTCCCGCTATCACAAGGACCATCCCTACGTGCTGCATGTGATGGGCCATGAACATCGCGTGGACTACGAGCCCGCCGAATCGAGCACCGGATTCTTCGGCGGCAACTCGAACTGGCGCGGGCCAGTCTGGTTCCCCGTGAATTATCTCTTGATTGAATCCTTGCAGAAGTTTCACTATTTCCTCGGCGACCAGTACAAGGTCGAATATCCGACTGGATCCGGCAACCAGATGACGCTCTGGCAAGTGGCGGCGGAACTCTCGCGCCGGCTTACACATGTCTTCCTCAAAGATGCCACAGGCCAGCGCCCCGTGTTCGGCAAGACCGCGATGTTCCAACACGACCCGCATTGGCAAAACCACATCCTCTTCTATGAATATTTCCATGGCGACAACGGCGCCGGCATCGGCGCAAGCCATCAGGCAGGTTGGACGGGATTGGTGGCGAAATTGATTCAACAGTCGGGAGAATAA
- a CDS encoding MOSC domain-containing protein (MaGe:77307953), whose product MTTLHADAAGSIASIWRYPVKSMLGEELNAADITRHGLAGDRAFAVIDRETGKVASAKHPKKWGRLFECLARFGSDPQTSPDQQPVHITLPDGRLLTAGEPDLPALLSVLLGRPVDVTRSVPEQAKLEEYWPEVDGRAHQNATTDEALPPGTFFDAAIVHLITTATLDALRAAYPTGQFETRRFRPNLVVRTAPGTAGFAENEWIGRTIAIGDQVQLRITGPCARCVMTTLPQRELPEDTGILRTAVKHNRAAVGVYATVLNPGVVRLGHQLHLTT is encoded by the coding sequence ATGACGACACTGCACGCTGATGCCGCCGGATCCATCGCAAGCATTTGGCGATATCCGGTCAAATCAATGTTGGGAGAAGAGCTCAATGCCGCCGATATTACAAGGCATGGACTTGCCGGCGACCGCGCCTTCGCCGTTATCGACCGGGAGACCGGCAAAGTCGCCAGCGCGAAACATCCGAAAAAATGGGGCCGGCTGTTCGAATGCCTGGCGCGGTTCGGATCCGATCCTCAGACGTCGCCCGACCAGCAACCGGTTCACATCACCCTCCCGGACGGCCGTCTGCTCACCGCAGGCGAACCGGACCTTCCAGCCTTGCTCTCGGTGCTCTTAGGACGGCCCGTGGATGTCACCAGATCAGTCCCGGAACAGGCCAAGCTGGAAGAGTATTGGCCGGAAGTCGATGGGCGAGCGCATCAGAATGCCACAACCGATGAAGCCCTCCCACCAGGCACATTTTTCGACGCTGCCATTGTGCATCTCATCACCACCGCCACCCTCGACGCCCTGCGCGCCGCGTACCCCACAGGGCAGTTCGAAACCCGTCGGTTTCGCCCCAATCTTGTCGTGCGCACCGCGCCAGGCACAGCGGGATTTGCCGAGAACGAGTGGATCGGGCGCACCATCGCCATCGGCGACCAGGTACAGTTGCGCATTACCGGGCCCTGCGCGCGCTGCGTCATGACCACCTTGCCTCAACGCGAGTTGCCTGAAGATACCGGCATCCTCCGCACAGCGGTGAAACACAACCGCGCCGCTGTCGGTGTGTATGCCACGGTGCTGAATCCCGGCGTCGTCCGCCTGGGCCACCAGCTCCATCTCACGACATAA
- a CDS encoding hypothetical protein (Evidence 4 : Unknown function but conserved in other organisms; MaGe:77307958): MDSHRLHTKVQAFAHRLLEEANGDPVRALGLLVLVLEDSELESADHAHRLVAEVRKVLLPQNFAEVGQPIQHLAGHPSWEGVQHCLRCGKVLSKRTASHEDGITYPSGYVYEVGPRFTTDDCDDFDLCQ; this comes from the coding sequence ATGGACTCTCATCGGCTTCACACAAAAGTTCAGGCGTTTGCCCACCGGCTTCTTGAAGAAGCCAATGGCGATCCTGTTCGAGCGCTCGGACTTTTAGTCCTGGTATTGGAAGATTCCGAGCTGGAGTCGGCAGATCATGCCCATCGGCTGGTTGCGGAAGTTCGCAAGGTGCTTCTTCCTCAAAACTTCGCCGAAGTCGGTCAGCCGATTCAGCATCTCGCCGGACATCCCTCCTGGGAAGGCGTTCAGCACTGTCTGCGTTGCGGAAAGGTATTGAGCAAACGCACCGCAAGTCATGAGGACGGGATAACCTATCCATCCGGGTATGTCTACGAAGTCGGTCCGCGATTTACCACAGACGATTGTGACGATTTCGATCTTTGTCAGTAA
- a CDS encoding conserved exported protein of unknown function (Evidence 4 : Unknown function but conserved in other organisms; MaGe:77307950) — protein MVDRSWSMGSVLMLMGLLLGGCASDGAMGTSGGGSSSGSGASFGTTKNIERVAAGAVEDNLKACMARIPKDASGGQRMLAEESCSRDQANRR, from the coding sequence ATGGTAGATCGGTCATGGAGCATGGGCAGTGTGTTGATGCTGATGGGGCTGTTACTCGGGGGCTGCGCGAGCGACGGGGCAATGGGAACATCCGGAGGCGGGTCGTCGTCAGGGAGCGGCGCGTCGTTCGGCACGACGAAGAACATTGAGCGGGTTGCCGCCGGCGCGGTCGAAGATAATCTAAAGGCCTGTATGGCGCGCATTCCCAAGGATGCGTCAGGCGGTCAGCGGATGCTGGCCGAGGAAAGCTGCAGTCGCGATCAGGCCAATCGTCGCTAG
- a CDS encoding HTH-type transcriptional regulator CynR (MaGe:77307954), with amino-acid sequence MVARSAAGPIVCSDWNDKRCLCYVPPVELRHLRYFLAAADALHFTKAAAQAHVSQPALSAQIKQLEEEVATPLFERVGRSVRLTRAGEIFRGHATRALREIEAALTAIAEEEELHRGAVTVGVLQTVHAYLAPNIVASFSARHPHISLKLEELSGPEIEQGVLDGLLDVGVGFSPPAAEGLETQLLFEDDFVLIASRRHRLARRKRIAFAALAGEPLVLLSPAYCVRQLVDGSFRAANTAPKIAIEMNSIEGILATVRSGAMATILPRFSLGRGRDATLSVIGLTHPRLKRGVGLLWRRGGYRSAASKALAEQVRATVDQYWRS; translated from the coding sequence ATGGTGGCGCGCTCGGCGGCGGGTCCAATCGTTTGTTCTGACTGGAACGATAAGCGATGCTTATGCTATGTCCCTCCCGTGGAACTACGACATTTACGATATTTTCTCGCGGCCGCCGATGCGTTGCATTTCACGAAGGCCGCGGCGCAGGCCCATGTCTCTCAGCCCGCGCTCTCCGCGCAGATCAAGCAACTGGAAGAAGAAGTTGCGACGCCGTTGTTCGAGCGCGTGGGCCGGTCGGTGCGGCTTACGCGGGCCGGTGAGATTTTTCGCGGACACGCCACTCGCGCTTTGCGCGAAATAGAGGCGGCGCTTACGGCCATTGCCGAAGAAGAAGAGTTGCATCGTGGCGCGGTGACGGTGGGAGTCTTGCAAACGGTCCATGCCTATTTGGCTCCGAACATCGTCGCGAGTTTTTCAGCGCGGCATCCGCACATTTCGCTCAAGCTGGAAGAGCTATCCGGCCCGGAGATCGAACAAGGCGTACTTGACGGTTTGTTGGATGTGGGAGTTGGGTTCAGCCCGCCGGCCGCCGAGGGCTTAGAGACCCAGCTACTCTTTGAAGACGATTTTGTCTTGATCGCATCACGCCGGCATCGCCTCGCGAGACGCAAGCGCATTGCATTTGCCGCATTGGCTGGCGAGCCGTTGGTGTTGCTGTCGCCTGCATATTGTGTGCGGCAACTGGTGGACGGCAGCTTTCGCGCGGCCAATACCGCGCCGAAGATCGCTATTGAAATGAATTCCATCGAAGGGATTCTTGCCACCGTTCGCTCTGGCGCGATGGCCACGATTTTGCCGCGTTTTTCCCTCGGGCGTGGCCGGGATGCGACGCTTAGCGTCATCGGGCTGACCCATCCGAGGCTCAAGCGGGGAGTTGGGCTTCTGTGGAGGCGAGGCGGCTATCGCAGTGCCGCTTCGAAGGCGTTGGCTGAACAAGTTCGCGCCACGGTCGATCAATATTGGCGTTCGTGA
- a CDS encoding glycogen debranching enzyme-related protein (MaGe:77307951), with product MAENRTASGVMNVLASGGQDLERALRLEWLETNGRGGFSSGTVAGANIRRYHALLLTARTPPGGRVVLVNQLEEWLDLDGQSFPLSTNCYPGAVYPSGYEYCTGFSTDPWPTWTFTCDNTIVQREIFAIHERDLVIVRWRLLGKKNRRAILRVRPKLTGRDDHATHHENERLSADVSIGTGLVTWHPYPTLPPVRAFHAGDYRHAPEWYRQVEFPLEQQRGLDHTEDWWSPGEFTIDLASGSAHTIAFTSEPIDTLDIPALTRRERARRTRLAQAAPDEDTLTNALWCATDAYLSERGEQQTVIAGYPWFTDWGRDTFIALPGLCLATGRFETAWQIIAAFAAHISEGMIPNRFPGANEQPEYNTIDASLWFIHAIDRYLATTQDESRVRATAWPAVKQILDGYRRGTRYGIRMDQDGLIAGGVPGAQLTWMDAKIGEWVVTPRHGKPVEIQALWVRALEVGDRLARQFGEASYADQCRADRIRAVASFQQRFWYEAGGYLYDVVDGPEGDDTSLRPNQLYAISLVNNLVSRERAQQILRLVKQQLVTPVGLRTLSPDDPRYRPRYEGSVPERDSAYHQGTAWPFLLGPMVTAWIKSFGRNAAARKVARGLLNGLEAHLAEACLGQVSEIFDAEAPHNPRGCCAQAWSVAEPLRALIEDLSPSEKPTRNPVKAIIVRRKKSP from the coding sequence ATGGCTGAGAACCGAACCGCGAGTGGCGTTATGAACGTACTGGCATCAGGGGGACAGGACCTCGAACGCGCCCTGCGCCTCGAATGGCTCGAGACCAACGGGCGTGGCGGATTCTCATCCGGCACCGTCGCCGGCGCCAATATCCGCCGGTATCACGCCCTCTTGCTGACCGCGCGCACACCGCCGGGCGGGCGGGTCGTCCTGGTGAATCAGCTGGAAGAGTGGCTCGACCTCGACGGGCAATCCTTCCCGCTCTCCACCAACTGCTATCCCGGAGCGGTCTATCCGTCCGGATACGAATACTGCACCGGCTTTTCAACAGATCCCTGGCCGACCTGGACCTTCACCTGCGATAACACCATCGTCCAACGCGAGATCTTCGCCATCCATGAACGCGATCTCGTCATCGTTCGATGGCGCCTGCTGGGCAAGAAAAACCGACGGGCAATCCTTCGCGTGAGACCGAAACTCACTGGACGCGATGACCACGCAACCCATCACGAGAACGAACGCCTTTCGGCGGATGTCTCGATCGGAACAGGCCTCGTCACCTGGCACCCCTACCCAACTCTTCCCCCAGTACGCGCCTTCCATGCCGGCGACTATCGCCACGCTCCAGAATGGTATCGACAGGTCGAATTCCCTCTTGAGCAACAACGGGGGCTCGACCATACGGAAGATTGGTGGTCGCCGGGAGAGTTCACGATAGACCTCGCCTCAGGATCGGCCCACACCATTGCCTTCACCAGCGAACCCATCGATACGCTCGATATCCCTGCCCTGACTAGGCGTGAACGGGCGAGACGGACCAGGCTCGCGCAAGCTGCCCCGGACGAGGATACTCTGACCAATGCCCTCTGGTGTGCGACGGACGCCTATCTGTCCGAACGAGGCGAGCAGCAGACCGTGATCGCCGGCTATCCCTGGTTCACCGATTGGGGGCGCGATACGTTCATCGCGTTGCCGGGTCTCTGTCTGGCCACCGGACGATTCGAGACCGCCTGGCAAATCATCGCGGCATTTGCCGCACATATCTCGGAAGGCATGATCCCCAATCGCTTCCCCGGCGCTAACGAGCAGCCGGAGTACAACACCATCGACGCCTCACTCTGGTTCATCCATGCCATCGACCGCTACCTCGCTACGACGCAGGATGAATCTCGCGTTCGCGCCACCGCCTGGCCGGCCGTCAAACAAATTCTCGATGGCTACCGGCGCGGCACGCGCTATGGCATTCGCATGGACCAGGATGGCCTGATCGCCGGAGGCGTTCCCGGCGCGCAATTGACCTGGATGGACGCGAAAATCGGCGAATGGGTCGTCACACCGCGTCACGGGAAACCGGTGGAAATTCAGGCCCTGTGGGTGCGCGCCTTAGAAGTTGGTGACCGCCTCGCGCGCCAGTTCGGCGAGGCTTCCTACGCCGATCAATGCCGGGCTGACCGAATACGAGCCGTAGCTTCATTCCAGCAACGCTTCTGGTACGAAGCGGGCGGCTATCTATATGACGTCGTCGACGGACCGGAGGGCGACGACACCTCACTGAGGCCCAATCAACTCTACGCCATCTCGTTGGTCAATAACCTGGTCTCGCGCGAGCGCGCGCAGCAGATTCTCCGGCTTGTGAAGCAACAACTCGTAACCCCAGTCGGACTTCGCACGCTGTCCCCGGACGACCCACGTTACCGTCCCCGCTACGAAGGAAGCGTGCCAGAACGGGACAGCGCCTATCATCAAGGCACCGCCTGGCCTTTCCTCCTGGGGCCCATGGTAACGGCCTGGATCAAAAGCTTCGGCAGAAATGCCGCAGCACGCAAGGTGGCGAGAGGATTGTTGAACGGCCTTGAGGCCCATCTGGCCGAAGCCTGTCTCGGGCAAGTATCGGAAATCTTCGATGCCGAAGCCCCGCATAATCCACGCGGGTGCTGTGCCCAAGCCTGGTCGGTCGCCGAACCCTTGCGGGCACTGATCGAAGACCTCAGTCCGTCCGAGAAACCGACCCGCAACCCCGTCAAGGCCATCATCGTGCGGCGGAAAAAATCGCCCTGA
- a CDS encoding PilZ domain-containing protein (MaGe:77307955), which produces MTNQQQARSTDRFPVTYPVVFGGAPFVGEGALTDLSTSGCAIACDRTVLSGSYVRLNVLMPDQSPSLAIELGKIRWVCGRVFGVEFIRLPTVARQQLDRVIWTRFVRSLGRPSTANLAPEPPHERQY; this is translated from the coding sequence ATGACCAACCAACAACAGGCACGGTCCACCGATCGCTTTCCCGTCACCTACCCTGTCGTGTTTGGTGGCGCGCCGTTTGTCGGCGAAGGCGCGTTGACAGACTTGTCGACCTCCGGTTGCGCGATCGCCTGCGATCGAACGGTGCTCTCCGGCAGTTATGTGCGGCTGAACGTCTTGATGCCCGATCAGTCGCCCTCCCTTGCAATTGAACTCGGCAAGATCCGCTGGGTCTGCGGACGAGTCTTCGGCGTCGAATTTATCCGCCTCCCCACCGTCGCCCGCCAGCAGCTCGACCGGGTCATCTGGACCCGCTTCGTCCGCTCCCTTGGCCGCCCGTCGACGGCCAACCTCGCGCCAGAGCCGCCTCACGAACGCCAATATTGA